From Paenibacillus sp. PK3_47, the proteins below share one genomic window:
- a CDS encoding peptidylprolyl isomerase gives MKKGTIELENGGVIEIEFFDQDAPNTVANFEKLANEGFYNGLVFHRVIPGFVAQGGCPNGTGTGGPGYTINCEINPNKHERGVLAMAHAGKNTGGSQFYITYAPQPHLDGVHTVFGKITKGMDLVDEFKGRDKMKEVKVFEA, from the coding sequence ATGAAAAAGGGAACAATTGAATTAGAAAACGGCGGAGTAATTGAAATAGAATTTTTTGATCAGGATGCACCTAACACAGTAGCCAACTTTGAGAAGCTGGCAAATGAAGGATTTTACAACGGACTGGTATTCCACCGTGTAATTCCTGGTTTCGTTGCTCAAGGCGGATGCCCGAACGGCACCGGCACTGGCGGTCCTGGATACACTATCAACTGCGAAATCAATCCGAACAAGCATGAGCGCGGAGTGCTCGCTATGGCACACGCAGGTAAGAATACAGGCGGCAGCCAATTCTATATTACTTATGCTCCACAACCACATTTGGATGGTGTTCACACTGTATTTGGTAAAATCACCAAGGGCATGGACCTGGTTGATGAATTCAAAGGCAGAGACAAAATGAAAGAAGTTAAGGTATTTGAAGCTTAA